From Parasphaerochaeta coccoides DSM 17374, a single genomic window includes:
- a CDS encoding ABC transporter substrate-binding protein, with the protein MNRRRIALSVCMFLLAGTLCMFASGSKEKVSKEPGTYPAGKLAIWTYGMPEYMRIYFQDYIDRADTPVKDVTVEMVNYKGEADVRQQVLMDLAAGTLNGLPTAISTFPVSMQVMADAGVLLDLTDKLAPYKDFFIEGAFDQATYKGRIYGIPYTLQPKMLFYNADIFDQYGIDPGRMATMEGYINVGRELNEKSNGKVKLSYVDPGSYTWRYWFRRGLMPQAQAKIWDENGNVVFDKDPGTRLAMTTFSRMLEEGLLLNAAMFSPPLYEATRRGEIATFYVESFWDSYLRNNLADMSGSWRSLPAPVFEDIGTAGAQVIAMYCVIDKPGNAYADLFVDILLDFNLNTKARNEWSDRMIALSYPTEHPIVTNMLADPYWSEPSAYYGGESYKKQVTASFLNPSENLTVTENDAEADVIISSELEKYVAGAQDIETTIKSIGQQLRMRLNLK; encoded by the coding sequence ATGAACAGAAGGAGAATTGCACTATCGGTATGCATGTTCCTGCTTGCAGGAACCCTATGCATGTTCGCTTCCGGTTCAAAGGAAAAGGTATCAAAGGAACCAGGAACATACCCCGCAGGCAAGTTGGCAATATGGACCTATGGCATGCCGGAATATATGAGGATATATTTTCAGGATTACATAGATCGTGCCGATACTCCTGTAAAGGACGTGACTGTCGAGATGGTCAATTATAAAGGGGAGGCAGATGTTCGACAGCAGGTTCTCATGGATCTTGCGGCAGGTACTTTGAACGGATTGCCTACTGCAATTTCTACATTCCCTGTAAGTATGCAGGTCATGGCAGATGCTGGAGTGTTGTTGGACTTAACAGACAAGCTTGCTCCATATAAGGATTTTTTCATTGAAGGAGCATTCGACCAAGCTACCTACAAAGGGCGGATTTACGGCATTCCGTATACCTTGCAACCTAAAATGCTTTTTTACAATGCTGATATTTTCGACCAGTATGGAATTGATCCTGGACGCATGGCCACCATGGAAGGATATATCAATGTCGGGCGTGAGTTGAATGAAAAAAGCAACGGGAAAGTCAAATTATCCTATGTAGATCCCGGTTCGTATACATGGCGCTATTGGTTCCGTAGAGGACTTATGCCACAGGCGCAGGCAAAGATATGGGATGAGAACGGTAACGTCGTTTTCGACAAAGATCCTGGGACACGTCTTGCTATGACAACTTTTTCACGTATGCTTGAAGAAGGTCTGTTGCTCAACGCCGCAATGTTCTCTCCTCCGTTATATGAAGCTACCAGACGTGGGGAAATAGCGACCTTCTATGTTGAATCTTTCTGGGATTCGTACTTGCGCAATAATTTGGCGGATATGAGCGGTTCATGGAGAAGTTTGCCAGCACCAGTATTCGAGGATATCGGGACAGCCGGGGCACAGGTCATTGCAATGTATTGTGTGATAGACAAGCCGGGTAATGCATATGCCGATTTATTCGTAGACATTCTGTTGGACTTTAACCTGAATACGAAAGCACGCAATGAGTGGTCGGATCGAATGATTGCCCTGTCTTATCCCACGGAACATCCTATTGTCACGAACATGCTTGCGGATCCGTATTGGTCCGAACCGTCTGCATACTATGGTGGTGAGAGTTATAAGAAGCAGGTTACCGCATCTTTCCTGAACCCTTCTGAGAACTTGACCGTGACCGAGAATGATGCAGAGGCAGATGTCATCATTTCTTCTGAATTAGAAAAATACGTTGCGGGAGCGCAGGATATTGAGACGACCATCAAATCCATCGGTCAACAATTACGTATGCGATTGAACCTGAAATAG
- a CDS encoding uroporphyrinogen decarboxylase family protein has translation MNPRMRFDQFLKGEPYTEGMPAAFFQHFPVDARHGDIAFDVQMAYWKQTGMDMMKIMFDDIYPKLPDVRSCSDWNDIPVFPMSHPVFTQQAELAGRLVDAVGKETYVFQTIFSPFVSAGCSISPIPVWDKDVTAHFNDDPKSVIKGLTRIVTVLLEFAQMMVRTGIDGFYVSLQGGEQWRFPLDFFREYFRPVELAFLQGLKDTGKIVFLHICGTDIRLDEYLEYPGDVVNYSIRGNSMSPAEAVNSFKCPIMGGMPNKGLFGNSTRKEIEQIVSHTLYENPGITMLGADCTVPADISWEELKWAVDVAHGYERRKK, from the coding sequence ATGAATCCGCGGATGCGTTTTGACCAGTTCCTGAAAGGAGAGCCATATACTGAAGGTATGCCGGCCGCGTTTTTTCAGCATTTTCCTGTTGATGCCAGGCATGGTGATATTGCATTTGATGTCCAGATGGCATACTGGAAACAGACGGGCATGGACATGATGAAGATCATGTTTGATGATATCTACCCCAAGCTCCCTGATGTGCGGAGCTGTTCTGATTGGAATGATATCCCGGTATTCCCGATGTCTCATCCAGTCTTCACACAGCAAGCTGAACTGGCAGGACGGTTGGTCGATGCCGTTGGCAAAGAAACATACGTTTTCCAGACTATTTTTTCTCCATTCGTTTCTGCGGGATGTTCGATTAGCCCCATACCCGTCTGGGATAAGGATGTGACAGCTCACTTCAATGATGACCCGAAGTCAGTCATCAAAGGATTGACACGAATTGTCACTGTACTTTTGGAATTTGCCCAAATGATGGTACGGACAGGAATCGATGGGTTCTATGTTTCGTTGCAAGGTGGTGAACAATGGCGGTTTCCACTGGATTTCTTCAGGGAATATTTCCGTCCGGTTGAACTGGCTTTTCTGCAAGGACTCAAAGATACGGGGAAGATAGTATTTCTGCATATCTGTGGAACTGATATCAGACTGGATGAATATTTGGAGTATCCTGGAGACGTTGTAAATTACTCCATCCGCGGGAACTCCATGTCTCCGGCGGAAGCGGTGAATAGTTTTAAGTGTCCTATCATGGGTGGTATGCCGAATAAAGGTCTTTTCGGGAACAGCACGAGGAAAGAAATAGAACAAATTGTTTCCCATACGCTTTATGAAAATCCGGGCATCACCATGCTCGGCGCGGATTGTACCGTTCCCGCTGATATCAGCTGGGAAGAATTGAAATGGGCAGTGGATGTTGCTCATGGATATGAAAGGAGGAAGAAATGA
- a CDS encoding helix-turn-helix transcriptional regulator has protein sequence MEKKSTIPGSSFDGVLKYTLSQTDWALIDSTKAFMHSLDELLGSDCEVVVHVWNPQRREIVIHSIINGHVTERKKNGPLITQDMEVFSNETISNEDVIDSYYTRTKNGKIIKSISTLLRNAEKEPIAIFCINVNLSAPMISWINRFSPSSGTRIANNGGTFPPFPILSISPTDNKPTPTKAANSGDSKETIPLLIDETLAQMTANTNISSSNIKKDMIEKLYLSGIFELKGAIEIVAGKLGLSRFTIYHYLREVKQRTS, from the coding sequence ATGGAGAAAAAATCGACAATTCCGGGAAGCAGCTTCGATGGAGTACTTAAGTATACCCTTTCGCAAACCGACTGGGCGTTGATTGATAGTACAAAGGCGTTCATGCACAGCTTGGACGAACTCCTTGGTTCTGATTGCGAAGTCGTCGTTCATGTGTGGAATCCCCAGCGCAGGGAAATTGTCATCCACTCAATCATCAACGGACATGTAACGGAACGAAAAAAAAACGGACCTTTGATTACACAGGACATGGAAGTATTCTCAAACGAGACTATCTCGAACGAGGATGTCATTGACAGTTATTACACCCGGACAAAGAATGGGAAAATAATCAAGTCAATTTCTACTCTCTTGCGCAATGCAGAGAAGGAACCTATCGCCATTTTTTGCATCAACGTGAACCTGTCAGCGCCAATGATTTCGTGGATCAACCGCTTCTCACCATCATCCGGAACGCGCATCGCAAACAATGGAGGAACATTCCCTCCCTTCCCTATTCTCTCCATTTCCCCGACCGACAACAAGCCGACGCCAACCAAGGCTGCAAACTCAGGCGACTCAAAAGAAACTATTCCTCTGCTGATTGATGAAACGCTGGCACAGATGACAGCAAATACAAACATCAGTTCTTCAAACATCAAGAAAGACATGATTGAAAAACTCTATCTTTCAGGAATATTCGAGCTTAAGGGAGCAATAGAGATTGTTGCTGGCAAGTTAGGATTATCTCGTTTTACTATATATCATTATCTAAGAGAAGTAAAACAACGGACATCATAG
- a CDS encoding sugar isomerase domain-containing protein, with product MTTELLKNDICALLDLIAREEKARIATAAAKIFNIVSADGIVHVLGVGAHSMLAAEEVLWRAGGLAAWNPIIDPGTSLVNGAKKTICFERLPGYGIGVLDAYGVGLRGTDEAMVLINAYGVNTMSLEVAYECRKRGVFTIGVTSMAYALSVPADAPIRHVLGKNLYQETDIFIDSHVPEGDALLTIGNVGQKVGSVSTMCNCFIMNALVCAVVEEFDKRGMEPPIFASANTAEGMAGNERWEKKYAPLVRHLL from the coding sequence ATGACTACAGAATTGCTGAAGAATGATATATGCGCTTTGTTGGATTTGATTGCTCGTGAGGAGAAAGCGCGGATTGCCACGGCGGCGGCAAAAATATTCAATATCGTCTCTGCTGACGGTATTGTACACGTTTTGGGCGTTGGTGCTCATTCGATGCTTGCAGCGGAGGAAGTGCTGTGGCGAGCGGGAGGATTGGCAGCCTGGAATCCCATCATCGATCCTGGGACAAGCCTTGTGAACGGAGCGAAGAAAACCATTTGTTTCGAACGTCTTCCCGGATACGGGATAGGTGTGCTGGATGCATACGGTGTTGGATTACGCGGGACGGATGAGGCAATGGTGTTGATAAATGCATACGGAGTCAATACGATGTCTCTCGAAGTGGCATATGAATGCCGCAAAAGAGGTGTGTTCACCATAGGCGTGACATCCATGGCATATGCGCTTTCAGTTCCTGCGGATGCTCCTATACGGCACGTGCTTGGAAAGAATCTCTATCAGGAGACAGATATTTTCATTGACAGCCATGTGCCAGAGGGGGATGCGCTCCTCACAATCGGGAACGTTGGACAAAAGGTAGGATCTGTTTCGACAATGTGTAACTGTTTCATCATGAATGCATTAGTCTGCGCAGTTGTGGAAGAATTTGATAAACGGGGAATGGAACCTCCGATTTTTGCCAGTGCGAATACTGCGGAAGGCATGGCGGGAAATGAACGTTGGGAAAAGAAATATGCCCCTTTGGTTCGGCATCTGCTATGA
- a CDS encoding DUF4180 domain-containing protein: MQYEKIQEAGIDIVIGNATGIEISDAQAALDMMATVNYEMQCNRMILSKDAFSDSFFDLRTGVAGEILQKFTNYRFLIAIVGDFSVYGSASLHAFIRESNRSGSIFFARTQAEAIDFLTR, encoded by the coding sequence ATGCAGTATGAGAAGATACAGGAAGCTGGCATTGACATTGTAATCGGGAATGCCACAGGAATAGAAATTTCCGATGCCCAAGCCGCGCTCGACATGATGGCTACGGTCAACTATGAAATGCAATGCAACAGGATGATACTATCCAAGGACGCTTTCTCTGACAGCTTCTTTGACCTCCGCACCGGAGTCGCAGGAGAAATCCTGCAAAAATTCACCAATTATCGCTTCTTAATCGCTATTGTCGGCGACTTTTCCGTATATGGTAGCGCAAGCCTGCATGCATTCATCCGTGAATCAAACAGAAGTGGAAGCATCTTCTTTGCCCGGACACAGGCGGAAGCCATCGATTTTCTGACACGTTAG
- the trpS gene encoding tryptophan--tRNA ligase, with product MKTMLSGIKPSGQLHLGSYIGAIKQFVTYQEDYHMFVFIANLHCITLPITPAELTDNLRDCLAFYLACGLDPERSTIFLQTDVKEHAQLGFILSCQTYLGELNRMTQYKDKAQGKNRNDVLTAGFYTYPTLMAADILLYNADYVPVGDDQKQHVELTRDIAERVNKRFGQIFSVPEPVITKVGARIMALDNPAKKMSKSEHNTKGTIFLKDEPAAIRKKVMSAVTDMVNKVSYDPVNQPGISNLLTIYAALEGITPQEAEAKFSSLQYGAFKSAVADRIIEEFAPIQARYREIVGSGDLDRILAKGAEKARPIAAGTLKTIQKAIGLDIF from the coding sequence ATGAAGACAATGTTAAGCGGCATCAAACCGAGCGGACAGTTGCATCTGGGCAGTTATATCGGAGCCATCAAGCAGTTCGTCACCTATCAGGAAGACTATCACATGTTCGTTTTCATCGCGAACCTGCACTGCATCACGCTCCCGATAACCCCTGCCGAACTTACGGACAATCTGCGTGACTGCCTGGCTTTCTACCTTGCCTGCGGCCTTGACCCTGAACGTTCCACCATCTTTCTTCAGACAGATGTCAAGGAACATGCCCAGCTTGGTTTCATCCTCAGTTGCCAGACGTATCTTGGGGAGCTGAACCGCATGACCCAGTACAAGGACAAGGCGCAGGGAAAGAACAGAAATGATGTACTGACCGCTGGTTTCTATACATACCCAACGTTGATGGCGGCGGACATCCTGCTGTACAACGCGGACTACGTACCTGTCGGAGACGACCAGAAACAGCATGTCGAACTCACCCGTGACATTGCCGAGAGGGTGAACAAACGGTTCGGGCAGATATTCTCCGTTCCTGAACCTGTCATCACCAAGGTCGGTGCGCGCATCATGGCGCTGGACAATCCCGCAAAGAAGATGAGCAAGTCGGAACATAACACGAAAGGGACGATTTTCCTGAAAGATGAGCCAGCAGCCATCCGTAAGAAGGTCATGTCCGCAGTGACCGACATGGTAAACAAGGTCTCTTATGACCCAGTGAACCAGCCGGGCATATCAAATCTGCTGACTATCTATGCAGCTCTTGAAGGTATCACGCCGCAGGAAGCCGAAGCAAAATTTTCCAGCCTGCAATATGGTGCTTTCAAGTCCGCCGTCGCGGACAGGATCATAGAAGAATTTGCTCCCATCCAAGCACGGTATCGGGAAATTGTCGGTTCTGGTGACCTGGACAGGATTCTTGCCAAGGGAGCGGAGAAGGCGCGTCCGATAGCCGCCGGTACATTGAAGACTATCCAGAAAGCCATTGGTCTTGACATTTTCTAA